CTCTCAATAAATTagcaaatttcatcaaacaagtattacataattgaagatataattatcaattggaAAGCTTCTTAAGGTTAGTTTATACTCTTACCATAACCTAAACTtttaatctattgattttatcatttgagtTCGAAATTGATGTgagtttttattgcaaatgttgttatttttcattaacaaaacAATGTGACTTGTTAAAGTAgttagtttgagttgagaaatgaaaatcaatcattGAAACCCCTGAAAAATCGAGTGAAACAGAAGCCCAgaacaagtgagacaggcacctgtctcacataaatctactggttttatgtgagacaggcacctgtctCACTTGCCTGTCTCACCAAAATATGTGCGACAGGCAAGTGGGATAGGCGTgtgagacaggcgcctgtctcacttgttaccactggttttatgtgagacaggcaagtgggacaggcgcctgtctcacttgttaccactggttttatgtgagacaggcaagtgggacaggcgcctgtctcacataaatttgctggttttatgtgagacaggcacctgtcccactgcctgtctcactaaatttaagttattttccgAAAGTAATAACTTCGGCTACATATGTCCGTTTTAGGcgtataatatatcatttcgaAGCTTACGATGAGACGAAGTAAATCAAAAATTGTATACTtcatatcatccacataaatGTACTGCATATTCATTTTTACTAGGTTTTGTAGCGTGAAATCTTATCTCGTTTgctctctcctttttttttaggtttaatGGATTCCGttgtatttcaattatgttatgaCGGTTGGTGGGAGACATTAGCAGATGGCCGTACGGAGTACGTGAATGCGAAGAATACAGCATTTTTAGTTCGGAAAGATTGTACGTTTGAGCAATTTATGGCAAGGGTGTATGAAGTTTTACAGATAAATCCTATTGAATATAGTTTGTCgatgaagacaactttgagaTCTAGTAACACAATGTATCGTGCATGTTCACTACCTATggatatatttaatgatgaaatggttAATGTTGTGCTGCACATGGCCTCTGATGTGGTCAATTATGGATGCATCCCTATATTTGTCACCACACATCCTCGAGTTCCGGCCGAAAATCCTGAGCCACTTGTGGAAAGTGAAAGTTCGTTTAGAGCAAACGAGTCTGTCCCTGATATTGAGGAAGAGGTGTTACCACAACAAATGTCGTTCCAACAACATTACTCACCAGTCAACGAAAACAATGACACTATTGATGATAATGGCATTACGATAGCGGATGTTGAAGATAATGTGTTACCATTAGGGACATTGTTAGGGCAACATTACTCTccatttcaaaataatgaGTTCCGCAGTTATGATGATCCTGGTTATAACACCAACAACACAGAAGCTGATAATGTGCAAGGCATGAACTCCAATACTGAAGTTGATGATAGGGACACTGGTCATTCCGATATTCCTATCAATAATGAGGATGAGCATCAGTATGATATTCCTATTAACAATAGAGAGAATCGACCTATTCCTCCGATGGCCCGTTCGAGGAGGAGGACAACAATTGATCCTCTGGTGAGTCTTGCTCCAGTTTTGCCTTCAAACTTGGTTGCTCCAGACTTAGTTAGAAGCTGTAATTCTGCCGACATTGGTGTGAGAAAGTTGTTCGTTGAGAAGAATGAGTTAATACTGGAATTGCGCAAAGTGGCCTTGCGggaaaaatttgatttcaagattgcacgGTCCACAACGACACGCTTTGAGGCTCATTGTTCTTCGGAATCATGTAATTGGCGTCTTCGCGCAACAAGAGGTTCGGATGAGCATAATGTTCCTTGGGTAGTGAGAAGAGTTGACAATGTTCATACGTGCTCTAATGAGGTTTTGCCTAGTGGCCTCCGCCAAGTTAGGAGTCGGGTTGTTGGCCATCTTATTGCGGATAAATTTATTCAGGATAAACGGATATACACGCCGAATGACATTAGAACAGACATGCAGCAAGAATACGGGGTCCAGTTAACATATCAGCAAGCATATCGGGCTAAAGAAGTCGGTCTTGAAATAGTACGAGGGAACCCTGCAGAGTCATACAACCTACTTCCCAAATACTCTCACGTTTTGACCAAAGCGAATGAGGGCACAGTGACACACCTCCAGCGGGATGGAgatgataatttcttatacTACTTTGTTGCGCTTGGATCTTCCATTAAGGGCTTCACACAGTACATAAGGCCTGTGATTGCTGTAGATGGCACTCATTTGAAGGGGCTATATCGTGGAAGCATGTTTGTAGCAACATGTTTGGATGGTAATAATCAACTGTATCCGTTAGCTATTGGGGTCATGGATTCAGAAAACAATGATGCTTGGGAATGGTTTATGACGAAGTTACACGGAGTGATTGGCGATAGGCCAGAGTTAGTATTTATCTCTGATCGATGCACTGCCATCAAGCGAGCCGTTTTAAAAGCATTTCACACTGCTAGTCATGGAGTTTGTTTTTACCATGTCAAAGGCAACATTAAGTCTAAATTCAGGATGTCCAAAGCTATTTGGGATCAATTCGAGCCAGCTTTTATTAATGCAGCAAAGGCATATGGACacgaagaatttaaaagacaaCTTGAAGGGTTGTGGATGCTCCACTCGGCCGCGGCTGATTACTTAGAGAATAATGTGGGCACGTGTAATTGGGCAAGGTCCGAATTTGAAGGTAGGAGATACAGCATACTTACCACCAACATTGCAGAAAGCGTGAATTCTTTAATGAGGGAACCGCGAAAATTTCCTAttactcatcttgttgatcactttagaaaaacattacagcaatggttttatgataggAAAATTGTCGCTGAATCGATGAGCACTCGTCTAACGACGTGGGCAGATGAGATAGTCGGCGAAAGGAGAATTTTGGCCGAAAGAATGACCGTTCGGCCAGTGTCTCAGCATCGATTTCATGTTTTGGGCGGTGGTATGAAGGAAGGGATAGTTGACATTCATGAAAGAACTTGCTCCTCGCGCGAGCCTAGCGCAACTCGCTCGCGCGCGAGGTGCGCACGCCGCGCGCATCTCGCGTGCGACGCAGCGCCTGTCGCACGCGAGATGCGCACGTTGCGCCCATCTCGCGCGCGAGGGCGCGGCCGCGCGCGAGCGAGTTGCGCTAGGCTCGCGCGAGGGAAGCCAAGCGCGCGCGAGTTGCGTGCAGGCAAGCAGCTCGCGCGCTTGGCTTCCCTCGCGcgagcctgtcgcaccaagaggcAGCACCTCTTGGTGCGACGGGCAccacctgtcgcaccaagaggtgctgcctcttggtgcgacaggctcgCGCGAGGGAAGCCAAGCGCGCGAGCTGCTTGCCTGCACGCAACTCGTGCGCGCTTGGCTTCCCTCGCGCGAGCCTAGCGCAACTCGCTCGCGCGAGGCCGCGCCCTCGCGCGCGAGATGGGCGCAACGTGCGCATCTCGCGTGCGACGCAGCGCCTGTCGCACATGAGATGCGCGCGGCGTGCGCACCTCGCGCGCGCGAGATGGGCGTGCCGCGCGCATCTCGCGTGCGACATTCCCATCTCGCGCGCGCGAGGTGCGCGTGTCGCGCCCATCTTGCGTGCGACAGGCGCATGTCGCGCGCGCGAGGTGCGCACGCCGCGCGCATCTCGCGTGCGACGCAGCGCGAGTTGGCTTCCCccctttctcttctcttcccTTTCCCACATGCATCTCACCCACCACCGCCATTAAAACAccaccaacaacaacaacatcccaaacaacaacaacaacccaaacaacaacaacatcccaaacaacaacagcaacaacaacaacaagaaaaatgGCAATAACAACTCACCTagggttttcaatttttttctttgattttggagATCTCCGAAGATTTTCAACGTGATTTAGCTTCTTTCAAGTGCCAACAACTTTCTCCGCTGCCGATGTACGCTGCCGCCGACAATCTATAGAATTTCCGGTGATGAGATTTTGGTGAGAGGGGAAGGAATTTGCTTGAGGGAAACGTGAGAATGAGGAGGGTAATTTCGTCCAAAATGTGGTgatttggctaatgttgaaagaaaaaaatttgaggggttaaagttaaaaaatgccttctttttttggcttgttttgtaaatttcccaataacaataacaaaaattgtaTTAAGGAAACAACATCATACATCATGACCCATTTTAAAAGAAGGTTATGAAGTATG
This window of the Citrus sinensis cultivar Valencia sweet orange chromosome 8, DVS_A1.0, whole genome shotgun sequence genome carries:
- the LOC127899418 gene encoding uncharacterized protein LOC127899418, which encodes MDSVVFQLCYDGWWETLADGRTEYVNAKNTAFLVRKDCTFEQFMARVYEVLQINPIEYSLSMKTTLRSSNTMYRACSLPMDIFNDEMVNVVLHMASDVVNYGCIPIFVTTHPRVPAENPEPLVESESSFRANESVPDIEEEVLPQQMSFQQHYSPVNENNDTIDDNGITIADVEDNVLPLGTLLGQHYSPFQNNEFRSYDDPGYNTNNTEADNVQGMNSNTEVDDRDTGHSDIPINNEDEHQYDIPINNRENRPIPPMARSRRRTTIDPLVSLAPVLPSNLVAPDLVRSCNSADIGVRKLFVEKNELILELRKVALREKFDFKIARSTTTRFEAHCSSESCNWRLRATRGSDEHNVPWVVRRVDNVHTCSNEVLPSGLRQVRSRVVGHLIADKFIQDKRIYTPNDIRTDMQQEYGVQLTYQQAYRAKEVGLEIVRGNPAESYNLLPKYSHVLTKANEGTVTHLQRDGDDNFLYYFVALGSSIKGFTQYIRPVIAVDGTHLKGLYRGSMFVATCLDGNNQLYPLAIGVMDSENNDAWEWFMTKLHGVIGDRPELVFISDRCTAIKRAVLKAFHTASHGVCFYHVKGNIKSKFRMSKAIWDQFEPAFINAAKAYGHEEFKRQLEGLWMLHSAAADYLENNVGTCNWARSEFEAMVL